ACTGTATGATTGCTGTAACCAGTATTCCAATGTCACAAGAAAAGGACAAACCAGGAATTGGCACCAGTCCCACTGCTCCGGATATTGTGGCCAACATCCAGATTTTTGATTTCAATGCGTTCTTTTTCTGATCTATAATCTTCACTGTTGTGTTTGGAAGTGACAACATGAAAGCATGTTTCTTTATATCATTGAGGTTATTTGCGATGGTTTCCTGCAATGCAGGAAAATCAAACTGATTAATTTTAAAGCTTGATATCAGGAAAATGGCGGGTGATGAAAGGCCAGCCTCTTTCAACTTGCTGACACAGTCATCCCTGATCTTTCCCAGTTCTTCTTCTTCATTAAATTTCATACCACCCATTTTCATCGAATCAAGATCATTATCAATTTTAGATCGAACTAAGTAGAAATCCTTCCCCAGCCGTTTAATCTCTCCGGCGAGTTTTGCGTCATTTTCTTTGAATCGAGCGTGGATGATAATGataaaaaaaacatattttttgAAATTCATTTTCGCCAGGTATTTATCTGCTGTGAATTTTGCTGTTCCAACTCCTGGCAGATCCCAGAAACAAACATTCGGTAGGGTGGGATGACGGTACGGGGTTGGTTCCATTGTGGTTTCTATGTTTCCTACTTTAGCGGCTCCCTCATCAACATTCTGGAGTCCCCTAATTGCATTGATGAAGCTGGATTTCCCTGTGCCTGATTCTCCTGTCACTGCGATGTTCAGCTCTATACCCTCCAAATCTTTTATCTTTTTCTGTATCAGAGAAGCAGCCTTTTCCAG
This portion of the Scyliorhinus torazame isolate Kashiwa2021f chromosome 5, sScyTor2.1, whole genome shotgun sequence genome encodes:
- the LOC140420889 gene encoding interferon-inducible GTPase 5-like gives rise to the protein MGGASSRDQQSSTSPFFDQKELQGLRSAYEEGGLEKAASLIQKKIKDLEGIELNIAVTGESGTGKSSFINAIRGLQNVDEGAAKVGNIETTMEPTPYRHPTLPNVCFWDLPGVGTAKFTADKYLAKMNFKKYVFFIIIIHARFKENDAKLAGEIKRLGKDFYLVRSKIDNDLDSMKMGGMKFNEEEELGKIRDDCVSKLKEAGLSSPAIFLISSFKINQFDFPALQETIANNLNDIKKHAFMLSLPNTTVKIIDQKKNALKSKIWMLATISGAVGLVPIPGLSFSCDIGILVTAIIQFRQYLGLDDASLQRLANIARKPVGDLKAVVKTPLVGEINQDFVVRMLMGSVFVGISVAEAVFDFIPVFGSLFGAASSFGITYKLLNNVLDELTENAQRVVEAAFGTAPKH